In Vespa crabro chromosome 7, iyVesCrab1.2, whole genome shotgun sequence, a single window of DNA contains:
- the LOC124425322 gene encoding nucleoplasmin-like protein isoform X3 yields MLGAIFPYNGFALPPPPTGSYYTEREIITEISALLGPEAKPGELNVLQVEATGLKGPMKTPIALLEMGKTAQIILDLSFPDPPVTFTLVKGSGPVHIVGHNLLGTHMEEFDDMDEELEDENIDDDDDEKDPDDEEEEEDEPKKKNAKLTTAAKYKNQANKNKKK; encoded by the exons ATGCTTGGCGCCATTTTTCCTTACAATGGCTTCGCCCTTCCCCCACCTCCGACAGGATCCTATTATACCGAAAGGGAGATTATAACGGAAATTTCG GCACTTTTAGGGCCAGAAGCAAAGCCTGGAGAACTCAATGTACTACAGGTCGAAGCGACGGGACTTAAAGGACCTATGAAAACCCCTATTGCTCTTTTAGAGATGGGAAAGACAGCGCAAATTATTCTTGATCTTAGTTTTCCTGACCCACCAGTTACGTTTACCTTGGTTAAGGGTAGCGGGCCTGTTCACATAGTAGGACACAATCTTCTTg GAACACACATGGAAGAATTTGATGATATGGATGAAGAGTTAGaagatgaaaatattgatgatgatgatgatgaaaag GATCCTGAtgatgaagaggaagaagaagatgaacctaagaagaagaatgccAAATTAACAACTGCAGCCAAATACAAAAATCAGGCtaacaagaacaagaaaaaataa
- the LOC124425322 gene encoding nucleoplasmin-like protein isoform X1, giving the protein MAEEYLYGIVLEGANSTEVWDPEHKNDDADGTNQHGYGADQKLIIKMALLGPEAKPGELNVLQVEATGLKGPMKTPIALLEMGKTAQIILDLSFPDPPVTFTLVKGSGPVHIVGHNLLGTHMEEFDDMDEELEDENIDDDDDEKDPDDEEEEEDEPKKKNAKLTTAAKYKNQANKNKKK; this is encoded by the exons ATGGCGGAAGAATATCTGTACG GAATCGTCCTTGAGGGAGCAAACTCAACCGAGGTATGGGATCCCGAGCACAAGAACGACGATGCAGATGGTACGAACCAGCATGGTTATGGAGCTGATCAGAAGCTCATCATCAAAATG GCACTTTTAGGGCCAGAAGCAAAGCCTGGAGAACTCAATGTACTACAGGTCGAAGCGACGGGACTTAAAGGACCTATGAAAACCCCTATTGCTCTTTTAGAGATGGGAAAGACAGCGCAAATTATTCTTGATCTTAGTTTTCCTGACCCACCAGTTACGTTTACCTTGGTTAAGGGTAGCGGGCCTGTTCACATAGTAGGACACAATCTTCTTg GAACACACATGGAAGAATTTGATGATATGGATGAAGAGTTAGaagatgaaaatattgatgatgatgatgatgaaaag GATCCTGAtgatgaagaggaagaagaagatgaacctaagaagaagaatgccAAATTAACAACTGCAGCCAAATACAAAAATCAGGCtaacaagaacaagaaaaaataa
- the LOC124425642 gene encoding adenylate cyclase type 10-like, whose translation MYIYNIIDDSNNGRQTINQKISKIEMHTRIFASMCPDEILDYFDDYSIREYLTTLMLGDISGFTDFVEKYTKAGKGGASKLTETLNDYIGHMIQEILSQNGDVLKFSGDSFIVMWKLKNDTNMRDLATTAIQTACVIQQHFGIYETDVGITLRVKLAIASGTTYFTSIGDPKKMSHYMITGRPLWEVKYAEQLCKGGDILVALSTWQWINPIDYVYETLPDGLHVLVITCSTLWYTLKSSYNEKPNNEKDNWNNMFLFDGSPLTTNNDTSALTNMSNNLMYRRKMKMAYYAFFFFFFFFSVRPKILKVAKAHLKDALKSYILRPVVRSVEMDEPLKYLSEMRQVVIVFVNATVNEIKNKQLIRSIDAAYKLVCRIVNGMQGCVNKTSLFDKDLMFLCIFGLRGDKHELESQIGLKCGFRLRIALKELTNITDVTVGVTTGMTYCGVVGHILRKEYTVIGMAVNRAARLMMVYKNKVICDRESFLHSQLEGSHFKLQEPKYLKGIIDIGPIYEFEEQVKDKTSELIWSKYPLLGRAKEMKIFRNLLAIMLDYTIMKNHSTTEPQYNTLIIKKNEDVRRNGIKHTKWYPIKLHFSCFNRHAEQKPYTLFHLIFSLPLKFSSTSTSKDREDKLMRLLNNILYPEYLCVLNEVFNVRFPLTEEYTTFKELEKHRILQKLLIYLTKKCFQKLWIIIIDNIEYADEESLNFFDILINTNMFLFVISVGRKVDAEYKLANTLLKRARVRKFVKIKFIQERSLGNPGWIESYLVSLMQSNNLEIINVTRKEAESMGYVLPDLKMLKRYLPREDRWEMYETSYMNDAMLSINNTIHQDEIDLNSELISVAFSKALENSLMNSNMRINFDVLILKVFDALTPLDQLLLKCASILGVFVCRKMLESITEMSKKDTGLSKIGLLYIYIKFNSMINIYYIYFESHCHLEELANMPKYASCGLIRFKITIFQDTTYRLLTENQKLELHKKALKYLERNTRRCKSCGEGYFSKLLGEKFLDEVGKTPIEYPLNIRQFHGIGSKLFDIPKIKSKNVLTIKKSPPYLNILRKSERKLIRTFSNIDFTNCECNLILLTVYTQMVEHCRRIGKFCDNDKTLIAILEFAEICIENQNVPQARKLLNEAETTLQQIFDPNKNEVITFLYLTAKIQTLQGKCYFESGYTSEAEKSLDKAMKTLGYHFPRTNIMINLKTIFQLNKLKLLLLFCSRKRKSDNDKNNYATKYTNQLAYCLAQIFEVYKNTFDLFKNFRHILYCLILISFNLNLILISKIKGMKKETRLAAIWALNKACSTSDFLVLSICYTNMLTIGHMYCTKFVSNIIKYLENESIDLCNEEVRMIEYQDLKIIIELYAGVFFSRWLRGQINEAIDIGFIIIRLAKSINLTNTECIVLPRLINLLMISCRYSEIVSILRDLEFVSKNHMDKSGRTWYYATCAEVQLDIGLIVLSYQNCERYFLKEGENLLSLRDSEAERRYFISMWLWCIRNKEWAASKVWIKKKVEKKSTDEDLVAATITDLKELEGMLISYVHYVNNYDAKAINIMTNIKASLKNIKKMVKIVKIARPRYILIKAYYYMVRGYKKMAIKILQKAIKISFKMDNKMIYGWAMHCKQAWEGKLPLIERNLWQQQSMNPSSSTWNEINTNETKVIFYTLPVPTY comes from the exons atgtatatatataatattatagatgaTTCGAATAATGGCAGACAAACCATAAATcagaaaatttcaaagataGAAATGCATACGAGAATTTTCGCGTCTATGTGTCCCGATGAGATTCTGGATTATTTTGACGATTATAGTATAAGAGAGTATTTAACAACGCTAATGCTCGGTGATATATCAG GCTTTACCGattttgttgaaaaatatacgaaagcAGGTAAAGGTGGTGCATCAAAATTGACGGAGACGTTGAACGATTACATAGGTCATATGATTCAAGAAATTCTCTCGCAAAATGGCGacgtattaaaattttccgGCGACTCTTTTATCGTCATGTGGAAGCTtaaaaacgatactaataTGCGCGACCTAGCAACTACGGCGATTCAAACAGCTTGCGTTATACAACAACATTTTGGCATTTATGAGACTGACGTTGGTATCACACTAAGag TAAAACTAGCCATAGCGTCTGGTACAACATATTTTACGTCTATCGGTGATCCAAAGAAAATGTCGCATTACATGATAACCGGTAGGCCTCTGTGGGAAGTTAAATATGCCGAACAACTTTGCAA AGGTGGCGATATTTTAGTAGCACTTAGCACCTGGCAATGGATAAATCCAATCGACTACGTCTATGAAACACTTCCTGATGGCTTACATGTTCTTGTTATAACTTGTTCTACCTTATGGTATACTTTGAAAAGCTCTTACAATGAAAAACCGAACAATGAAAAAG ATAACTGGAATAATATGTTTTTGTTTGACGGATCACCATTAACAACGAATAATGACACTTCAGCGTTAACGAATATGTCGAACAACCTAatgtatcgaagaaaaatgaaaatggccTACTATGCTT ttttcttttttttcttttttttttcagtacgACCAAAAATCTTAAAAGTAGCGAAAGCACATTTGAAAGACGCTTTGAAAAGTTATATATTGAGACCGGTTGTCCGTTCAGTCGAAATGGATGAACCGTTGAAATATCTGTCCGAAATGAGACAAGTCGTTATTGTATTTGTCAATGCAACcgtcaatgaaataaaaaataaacaattgatAAGATCAATCGACGCAGCATACAAACTCGTATGCAG GATAGTCAATGGGATGCAAGGATGTGTCAACAAAACATCTCTCTTTGACAAAGACTTAATGTTTCTTTGCATTTTTGGTTTGCGAGGAGATAAACATGAACTTGAATCACAAATCGGCCTTAAATGTGGCTTCAGATTGCGAATTGCTTTGAAAGAGTTAACAAATATTACTGACGTCACTGTTGGCGTTACAACAGGGATGACATACTGTGGCGTTGTTGGTCACATACTAAGAAAAGAGTATACAGTTATTGGAATGGCGGTGAACAGAGCTGCTCGACTTATGATGGTTTACAAAAACAAG GTTATATGTGACAGAGAGAGTTTTCTTCATTCTCAATTAGAAGGTAGCCATTTCAAATTACAAGAGCCAAAATATTTGAAAGGAATTATAGACATTGGACCAATTTACGAGTTCGAGGAACAAGTCaa AGATAAAACGTCGGAATTGATTTGGAGCAAATATCCCTTGCTAGGTCGAgctaaagaaatgaaaatctttcgaaacTTATTAGCAATTATGTTAGACTATACAATCATGAAAAATCATTCAACAACTGAACCACAGTACaatacattgataataaa GAAAAACGAGGATGTTAGACGAAATGGCATTAAACATACCAAATGGTATCCCATCAAATTACATTTCTCTTGTTTCAACAGACATGCAG AACAGAAGCCGTACACCTTATTCCATCTAATATTCTCTTTACCCTTGAAATTCTCATCAACGTCAACTTCAAAGGATCGAGAAGACAAGTTGATGCgtttattaaacaatatacTTTATCCTGAATATCTCTGTGTGTTGAATGAAGTCTTCAATGTTCGTTTCCCATTGACCGAAGAATACACAACTTTTAAGGAATTAGAAAAGCATAGGATACTTCaaaaacttttaatatatctaacaaaaaaatgttttcaaaaaCTCTGGATCATCATTATTGACAATATTGAATACGCCGACGAAGAGTCATTGAACTTTTTCGATATTCTTATCAACACCAATATGTTTTTGTTCGTCATTAGTGTTGGTCGAAAAGTTGATGCAGAATACAAATTGGCTAATACATTATTGAAAAGAGCACGAGTAcgtaaatttgtaaaaatcaa ATTTATTCAAGAACGAAGTTTAGGAAATCCAGGCTGGATCGAAAGTTATTTGGTGAGTCTCATGCAAAGTAATAATCTAGAAATCATAAATGTTACCAGAAAAGAAGCTGAGTCAATGGGATATGTTTTACctgatttaaaaatgttaaaaaggtA TTTACCTCGCGAGGATAGATGGGAAATGTACGAGACAAGTTATATG aaTGATGCAATGTTATCGATCAATAACACAATTCATCAAGATGAAATCGATTTGAATAGCGAACTGATAAGCGTAGCTTTTTCAAAAGCACTAGAAAACTCATTAATGAATAGTAATATGCGAATAAACTTTGACG TACTTATTTTAAAAGTGTTCGATGCTTTAACGCCACTCGATCAATTATTACTTAAATGTGCTTCTATACTTGGCGTATTTGTTTGCCGAAAAATGTTGGAAAGTATAACTGAAATGTCTAAGAAAGACACAGGATTAAGTAAGATTggattactatatatatatattaaatttaacagtatgataaatatatat tacatttacttTGAATCCCATTGTCATTTAGAGGAACTGGCCAATATGCCGAAGTATGCATCATGCGGTCTCATACGTTTCAAGATAACGATATTTCAAGACACAACATATAG aTTACTCACGGAGAATCAAAAATTGGAGTTGCACAAGAAGGCACTCAAATATTTAGAACGAAATACCAGACGTTGCAAATCATGTGGTGAAggatatttttcgaaattattaggTGAAAAATTCTTGGACGAAGTAGGAAAAACACCGATAGAATATCCATTGAATATAAGACAATTTCATGGAATAGGTTCAAAATTATTCGACATAcccaaaataaaaagtaaaa ATGTTTTAACCATTAAAAAGAGTCCaccttatttaaatattttaagaaaatcaGAGAGAAAACTAATACGTACTTTTTCCAACATTGATTTCACTAATTGTGAATGTAATCTGATATTATTAACTGTTTATACACAAATGGTTGAGCATTGTCGTAGAATTGGTAAATTTT gtgataatgataaaactttAATCGCTATATTGGAATTCGCTGAAATATGCATTGAAAATCAAAATGTTCCTCAAGCAAGGAAATTATTAAACGAAGCTGAGACTACACTTCAACAG ATATTCGATCCAAACAAAAACGAGGTAATTACATTTCTTTATCTCACTGCAAAGATTCAAACCTTGCAAGGTAAATGTTATTTCGAATCTGGCTACACTTCAGAAGCTGAGAAAAGCTTGGACAAAGCGATGAAAACTTTAGGCTACCATTTTCCACGAACAAACATAATGATCAATCTGAAAactatatttcaattaaacaaacttaaattattattattattctgttcGAGAAAACGTAAAAGTGATAACGACAAAAACAATTATGCTACGAAATATACAAATCAATTAGCGTATTGCTTGGCTCAAATATTCGAAGTTTATAAG aatactttcgacCTGTTCAAAAACTTTCGGCATATCCTGTATtgcttaattttaatttcttttaatcttaaCCTAATCTTAATTTCTAAGATTAAAGGTATGAAAAAAGAGACTCGATTGGCAGCAATATGGGCATTAAACAAAGCATGTTCTACCAGCGATTTCTTGGTACTATCCATATGTTACACCAACATGCTGACTATTGGCCACATGTATTGCACGAAg TTTGTCAGTAACATCATTAAATATTTGGAAAACGAAAGCATCGATTTGTGTAACGAAGAAGTTAGAATGATAGAGTATCAAGatctcaaaataattattgaacttTATGCCGGTGTTTTTTTCTCACGTTGGCTAAGAGGACAAATTAACGAGGCCATCGACATCGGTTTCATCATTATCAGATTAGCAAAAtctattaatttaacaaatacCGAATGTATTGTTTTACCAAGACTCATTAATCTTCTGATGATCTCTTGTCGTTATTCCGAAATTGTCTCAATATTACGAGACTTAG AATTTGTGTCGAAAAACCATATGGACAAGTCCGGTCGTACGTGGTATTACGCGACGTGTGCCGAAGTACAATTGGATATAGGATTGATAGTTCTTTCTTATCAAAATTGCGAACgttattttttgaaagaagGTGAAAATCTTTTGAGCCTGCGAGATTCAGAAGCCGAAAgacgatattttatatcaatgtggctatg gTGTATTAGAAACAAAGAATGGGCAGCATCTAAGgtatggataaaaaaaaaagttgaaaaaaagagTACTGACGAAGACTTAGTCGCAGCCACTATTACGGATTTGAAAGAACTCGAAGGAATGCTCATTTCTTACG TACATTATGTGAACAATTATGACGCCAAagctataaatattatgacgaATATCAAAgcttctttaaaaaatattaaaaagatggTGAAAATCGTGAAAATTGCGAGACCAag gtacatattaataaaagctTACTATTACATGGTTCGGGGTTACAAAAAGATGGCTATAAAGATTTTACAAAAagctataaaaatatctttcaaaatggataataaaatgatatatggaTGGGCAATGCATTGTAAACAA GCTTGGGAAGGAAAATTGCCATTGATAGAACGTAACTTGTGGCAACAACAATCGATGAACCCTTCGTCTTCAACTTGGAACGAAATtaatacgaacgaaacgaaagttATCTTTTATACATTGCCAGTACCGACCTATTAA
- the LOC124425322 gene encoding nucleoplasmin-like protein isoform X2, with product MAEEYLYGIVLEGANSTEVWDPEHKNDDADGTNQHGYGADQKLIIKMALLGPEAKPGELNVLQVEATGLKGPMKTPIALLEMGKTAQIILDLSFPDPPVTFTLVKGSGPVHIVGHNLLGTHMEEFDDMDEELEDENIDDDDDEKAPQKKRKHSAEGRKNGTKRAKMDEAVDK from the exons ATGGCGGAAGAATATCTGTACG GAATCGTCCTTGAGGGAGCAAACTCAACCGAGGTATGGGATCCCGAGCACAAGAACGACGATGCAGATGGTACGAACCAGCATGGTTATGGAGCTGATCAGAAGCTCATCATCAAAATG GCACTTTTAGGGCCAGAAGCAAAGCCTGGAGAACTCAATGTACTACAGGTCGAAGCGACGGGACTTAAAGGACCTATGAAAACCCCTATTGCTCTTTTAGAGATGGGAAAGACAGCGCAAATTATTCTTGATCTTAGTTTTCCTGACCCACCAGTTACGTTTACCTTGGTTAAGGGTAGCGGGCCTGTTCACATAGTAGGACACAATCTTCTTg GAACACACATGGAAGAATTTGATGATATGGATGAAGAGTTAGaagatgaaaatattgatgatgatgatgatgaaaag GCAcctcaaaagaaaagaaaacattctGCAGAGGGTAGAAAAAATGGCACCAAACGTGCCAAGATGGACGAAGCAGTagacaagtaa